In the Aliarcobacter cryaerophilus genome, one interval contains:
- a CDS encoding NAD(P)/FAD-dependent oxidoreductase: MKNDEMKKALEVVDSELKKAGISRRDAFKLAGLSGAAFLAGGTEVKASTVAKASEAKGKILIIGGGLAGISTAARLSNTLSEPDITIIEPNPKSVSYQAGTTLLASGVYSSKDELVYETKDFLPKGVTLIKDKAVDFNPEANRVTLASGDILDYDFMIVAAGVVLDFGAIKGLEEIGEAYTNGDASKILKVFGNSGITSVYNIDSAEDMWKQTQTFIERAKSGEKLKAIFTAPNTAVKCGGAPKKVMYLVNSRLNEANARGNVDLTYYDNSDKLFSVKEYADAIEKQFIARDMKWNFNHNLVGVDISKKIAIFNKHWEEKGEYDKDLEEHEIVKKNQKVEVPFDFLHITPPQKAPDEIGKSEIGSDKGWIPVNKETLQHVKYSNIFALGDIAAVPMGKTGGTVRKQYKVLVDNLISVMEGKEPKEYFGGYTVCPLITDIGKVMLAEFDWTAKPTPSFPLDPTQERWIWWLMKVYMLKPMTMHGMLSGKA, translated from the coding sequence ATGAAAAATGATGAGATGAAAAAAGCATTAGAAGTAGTAGATAGCGAATTAAAAAAAGCTGGAATCTCAAGAAGAGATGCTTTTAAGCTTGCAGGTCTTAGTGGAGCTGCTTTTTTAGCTGGAGGAACAGAGGTTAAAGCTTCAACTGTTGCAAAAGCTAGTGAAGCAAAAGGAAAAATACTAATTATTGGTGGAGGTCTAGCTGGAATTTCAACAGCAGCTAGATTGTCAAATACTTTAAGTGAACCTGATATTACAATAATTGAGCCAAATCCAAAATCTGTATCATATCAAGCTGGAACTACTTTGTTGGCAAGTGGAGTTTACTCTTCAAAAGATGAGTTAGTTTATGAAACAAAAGATTTTTTACCAAAGGGAGTAACTTTAATAAAGGATAAAGCAGTAGATTTTAATCCTGAAGCAAATAGAGTTACTTTGGCTTCTGGAGATATTTTAGATTATGATTTTATGATAGTTGCAGCTGGAGTTGTTTTAGACTTTGGTGCTATAAAAGGTCTTGAGGAAATAGGAGAAGCATATACAAATGGCGATGCATCTAAAATTTTAAAAGTTTTTGGAAATAGTGGAATAACATCTGTTTATAATATTGATAGTGCAGAGGATATGTGGAAACAGACTCAAACATTTATAGAAAGAGCAAAATCAGGTGAAAAATTAAAAGCTATTTTTACAGCTCCAAATACAGCTGTAAAATGCGGTGGAGCACCAAAAAAAGTTATGTATTTGGTAAATTCAAGACTAAATGAAGCGAATGCTAGAGGAAATGTTGATTTAACATATTATGATAATAGCGATAAACTTTTTAGTGTAAAAGAGTATGCAGATGCAATTGAAAAACAGTTTATTGCAAGAGATATGAAGTGGAATTTTAATCATAATTTAGTTGGAGTTGATATTTCAAAAAAAATAGCAATATTTAATAAACACTGGGAAGAAAAAGGTGAATATGATAAAGATTTAGAAGAGCATGAAATTGTAAAGAAAAATCAAAAAGTTGAAGTACCTTTTGACTTTTTACATATAACACCGCCTCAAAAAGCACCAGATGAGATTGGAAAATCTGAAATAGGTTCAGATAAAGGATGGATTCCTGTAAATAAAGAGACACTACAACACGTAAAATATAGCAATATTTTTGCTCTTGGAGATATAGCAGCTGTTCCTATGGGAAAAACAGGTGGAACTGTAAGAAAACAGTATAAAGTATTGGTTGATAATTTGATTTCAGTCATGGAAGGAAAAGAACCAAAAGAGTATTTTGGAGGATATACAGTTTGTCCACTTATTACAGATATAGGAAAAGTAATGTTAGCAGAGTTTGACTGGACGGCAAAACCAACTCCGTCATTTCCTTTGGACCCAACACAAGAGAGATGGATTTGGTGGTTAATGAAAGTGTATATGTTAAAACCTATGACTATGCATGGAATGTTAAGTGGTAAAGCATAA
- the mobA gene encoding molybdenum cofactor guanylyltransferase MobA, with amino-acid sequence MNINPFEIPCVILSGGKSSRMGEDKSLLPFSSSNSLIEFQFNRLKPYFKDIYISSKNDKFDFLKDKSKLILDKNQDIYSPILALQTILEKFDKVFIITVDTPLIKISSIKKLLENSNNFDITIAQTSQRTHNLCGVFSNNLNEIIEKMIKNDIHKINYLVKNSKYQIINFDDEDEFLNINEKKEYEKALNIIN; translated from the coding sequence ATGAATATAAATCCATTTGAAATACCTTGTGTTATTTTAAGTGGAGGAAAAAGCTCTCGTATGGGGGAAGATAAATCTCTTCTTCCATTTTCTTCTTCAAACTCTTTAATAGAGTTCCAATTTAATAGATTAAAACCATATTTTAAAGATATCTATATCTCTTCAAAAAATGATAAATTTGATTTTTTAAAAGATAAATCAAAACTAATTTTAGATAAAAATCAAGATATCTACTCTCCAATTCTTGCACTCCAAACAATACTTGAAAAATTTGATAAAGTTTTTATAATAACAGTTGATACACCTTTAATTAAAATATCTTCAATAAAAAAACTTCTAGAAAATTCAAATAATTTTGATATTACAATTGCTCAAACATCTCAAAGAACTCACAATCTTTGTGGAGTATTTTCAAATAATTTAAATGAAATTATTGAAAAAATGATCAAAAACGATATTCATAAAATAAATTATTTAGTAAAAAATTCAAAATATCAAATTATAAATTTTGATGATGAAGATGAATTTTTGAATATAAACGAGAAAAAAGAGTATGAAAAAGCTCTTAATATTATAAATTAA